One segment of Candidatus Limnocylindrales bacterium DNA contains the following:
- a CDS encoding DUF3617 family protein produces the protein MMWRWRWLVALMLMMAPCAAAAAGVAGMPVEPGLWEFSSSIPDPTGGTAWQQRHRTCVRERVVTPERVMRQLDECRIGSVVIRGSSASWKMRCQTPAGPMAGTGSLRSTTSSVSGVLELAMTFGMLEIPVTGTFKGRRVGKCQ, from the coding sequence ATGATGTGGCGGTGGCGGTGGTTGGTGGCATTGATGCTGATGATGGCGCCGTGCGCGGCGGCAGCGGCCGGTGTTGCGGGCATGCCGGTCGAGCCGGGCCTCTGGGAGTTCTCCTCCTCCATTCCTGATCCGACGGGCGGGACGGCCTGGCAGCAGCGTCACCGCACCTGCGTGCGCGAGCGTGTGGTGACGCCCGAGCGCGTCATGCGGCAGCTCGACGAATGCAGGATCGGCAGCGTCGTCATCCGCGGCAGCTCGGCCAGCTGGAAGATGCGATGCCAGACGCCGGCAGGTCCCATGGCCGGCACCGGCTCGCTGCGCTCGACGACCAGCTCGGTGTCGGGCGTGCTCGAGCTGGCGATGACGTTCGGCATGCTGGAGATACCGGTGACCGGCACGTTCAAGGGCCGCCGCGTAGGGAAATGCCAATGA
- a CDS encoding replication-associated recombination protein A, producing the protein MKRQNQSSLFERGDAERLRAQAPLAERLRPRTIEEVVGQDEALGADTFLGRMLRGSTPPRSCILWGPPGSGKTTIARLLAGRSGYEFVSLSAVLSGVKDIREVIEQARARRGLSGKGTIVFVDEIHRFNKAQQDAFLPHVESGEIVLVGATTENPSFEINAPLLSRCRVVVLSPLSEEAVATIIERALKDVESGLGGSGLSIDREACAFLATAAQGDARGALGALEAAADLARAEGKTVIDVELAEQGLQKKALLYDQAGDEHYNVVSAFIKSMRGSDVDASLYWLARMLEAGEDPIFIARRMVVFASEDIGLADAQALPLAVAAKDAVSFVGLPEARINLQHVVAYLALAPKSNAAYMAGEAAIAEVRASGALPVPIHLRNAPTGLMRKLGYGRDYVYPHGHEEEAREQSYLPERLSGKRFFRDRQR; encoded by the coding sequence ATGAAACGGCAGAATCAGTCCTCGCTGTTCGAGCGCGGCGATGCCGAGCGCCTGCGTGCGCAGGCTCCGCTGGCGGAGCGGCTGCGGCCGCGCACGATCGAGGAAGTGGTCGGGCAGGACGAGGCGCTCGGCGCCGACACGTTCCTCGGCCGCATGCTGCGGGGCTCCACGCCGCCGCGCTCGTGCATCCTTTGGGGCCCGCCCGGAAGCGGGAAGACGACCATCGCGCGCCTGCTGGCGGGCCGTTCCGGCTACGAGTTCGTCAGCCTCTCGGCGGTGCTCTCGGGCGTCAAGGACATCCGCGAGGTGATCGAGCAGGCGCGGGCGCGGCGTGGCCTGTCGGGCAAGGGCACCATCGTCTTCGTCGACGAGATCCACCGCTTCAACAAGGCGCAGCAGGACGCGTTCCTGCCGCACGTCGAGAGCGGGGAGATCGTGCTCGTCGGCGCCACGACGGAGAACCCGTCCTTCGAGATCAACGCCCCGCTGCTGTCGCGGTGCCGCGTCGTCGTGCTGTCGCCGCTGAGCGAGGAGGCGGTGGCAACCATCATCGAGCGCGCGCTGAAGGACGTCGAGAGCGGCCTCGGCGGCAGCGGCCTGTCCATCGACCGCGAAGCGTGCGCCTTTCTTGCCACGGCGGCGCAGGGAGATGCGCGCGGCGCGCTCGGCGCGCTCGAAGCCGCCGCCGATCTGGCCAGGGCCGAAGGCAAGACCGTGATCGACGTCGAGCTGGCCGAGCAGGGGCTGCAGAAGAAGGCGCTCCTGTACGACCAGGCGGGCGACGAGCACTACAACGTCGTCTCCGCGTTCATCAAGAGCATGCGCGGCAGCGACGTCGATGCCTCGCTGTACTGGCTCGCCCGCATGCTGGAGGCGGGAGAAGATCCCATCTTCATCGCGCGCCGGATGGTCGTGTTCGCCAGCGAGGACATCGGGCTGGCGGATGCGCAGGCGCTGCCGCTGGCGGTGGCCGCCAAGGATGCCGTCTCGTTCGTGGGCCTGCCCGAGGCGCGCATCAATCTGCAGCACGTGGTGGCGTACCTGGCGCTGGCGCCCAAGAGCAACGCCGCCTACATGGCCGGCGAGGCCGCGATCGCCGAGGTCCGGGCCAGCGGTGCGCTGCCCGTGCCCATCCACCTTCGCAACGCGCCGACGGGCCTGATGCGCAAGCTCGGCTACGGCAGGGACTACGTCTATCCGCACGGCCACGAGGAAGAGGCTCGCGAGCAGTCGTACCTGCCCGAGCGCCTGTCGGGGAAGCGCTTCTTTCGCGATCGGCAGCGGTAG
- a CDS encoding lysylphosphatidylglycerol synthase transmembrane domain-containing protein has protein sequence MKLHRALGKVAAGCLIGAVCLWLALRKVSLADVGQAIEDFDGRYLVAAIGVSLLIQVFRAWRWQIELTPLASVPFTVCWQVVSIAYMMINVLPFRLGEPVRPILMSWKTGIRIPAIVGNWIFEKMMDTAVMVLIIHLTLVLAELPKWAHKASTGSLVTFLLLLGLVAGVWLRGERFFDATIGRVLPDHFQARARHVFMTARGGLEILPDKRLVGVVFVVTLALWLLPIFSSWLLLRGFGLDLPMGAPFVIFVCIGLGTALPNPPGMFGVFQIASVVALGLYGVPEAQAVAYGLLLNAVQFFTLVGQGLAALAMTGVGVGKLTRAAVESADDVQTCQPSQAA, from the coding sequence GTGAAGCTTCACCGCGCGCTGGGGAAGGTCGCAGCCGGCTGCCTCATCGGCGCGGTGTGTCTGTGGCTCGCCCTGCGCAAGGTTTCGCTGGCCGACGTGGGACAGGCCATCGAGGACTTCGACGGCCGCTATCTGGTGGCCGCGATTGGCGTCAGCCTTCTCATCCAGGTGTTTCGCGCGTGGCGCTGGCAAATCGAGCTGACGCCCCTGGCGTCGGTGCCGTTCACGGTTTGCTGGCAGGTCGTCTCCATCGCCTACATGATGATCAACGTCCTGCCGTTCCGCCTGGGCGAGCCCGTGCGGCCGATCCTGATGTCGTGGAAGACCGGCATCCGCATTCCGGCCATCGTCGGCAACTGGATCTTCGAAAAGATGATGGACACGGCGGTGATGGTGCTCATCATCCATCTGACGCTGGTGCTGGCCGAGCTTCCGAAGTGGGCGCACAAGGCGTCGACGGGAAGCCTGGTCACGTTCCTGCTGCTGCTGGGGCTGGTGGCGGGCGTGTGGCTGCGCGGCGAGCGCTTCTTCGACGCGACCATCGGCCGCGTGCTTCCCGATCACTTCCAGGCCAGGGCCAGGCACGTCTTCATGACGGCGCGAGGCGGCCTCGAGATCCTTCCCGACAAGCGCCTGGTCGGGGTCGTCTTCGTGGTGACGCTGGCATTGTGGCTGCTGCCGATCTTCTCGAGCTGGCTGCTGCTGCGCGGCTTCGGCCTGGATCTTCCCATGGGAGCGCCGTTCGTCATCTTCGTCTGCATCGGCCTCGGAACCGCGCTGCCCAATCCGCCGGGAATGTTCGGCGTCTTCCAGATCGCCTCCGTCGTCGCGCTCGGTCTGTACGGCGTTCCCGAAGCGCAGGCGGTGGCGTACGGCCTGCTGCTGAACGCCGTCCAGTTCTTCACGCTGGTCGGCCAGGGCCTGGCGGCGCTGGCGATGACCGGCGTCGGCGTCGGCAAGCTGACGCGCGCGGCGGTCGAGAGCGCCGACGATGTGCAGACCTGTCAGCCCAGCCAGGCCGCATGA
- a CDS encoding 2,3-diphosphoglycerate-dependent phosphoglycerate mutase, giving the protein MATLALVRHGQSQWNLENRFTGWVDVPLTDLGRQEARRAGELLAETGVHFDIAFTSSLVRAQDTLAIMLEVLGQTGLATERDDALNERHYGSLQGLNKAETAEKYGAEQVHIWRRSYDVPPPDGESLADTAARTLPYFESRIMPELRAGKNVLVAAHGNSLRSIVMRLDDLTREQVLELNLDTGVPLLYDFDEQGRIRSKRVLRP; this is encoded by the coding sequence GTGGCAACGCTGGCCCTCGTCCGTCACGGACAGTCGCAGTGGAATCTGGAGAACAGGTTTACCGGTTGGGTGGACGTCCCTCTGACCGATCTCGGCCGTCAGGAGGCCCGCCGCGCGGGTGAGCTGCTCGCCGAGACGGGCGTGCATTTCGACATTGCGTTCACCTCGTCGCTGGTTCGAGCACAGGACACGCTGGCGATCATGCTCGAGGTGCTCGGTCAGACCGGTCTTGCGACCGAGCGCGACGACGCGCTCAACGAGCGACACTACGGCTCCCTGCAGGGGCTGAACAAGGCCGAGACCGCCGAGAAGTACGGCGCCGAACAGGTGCACATCTGGCGCCGCAGCTACGACGTTCCGCCGCCCGATGGCGAGAGCCTGGCCGACACGGCGGCTCGAACGCTCCCCTACTTCGAATCGCGGATCATGCCTGAGCTACGCGCCGGCAAGAACGTGCTGGTGGCCGCGCACGGCAACAGCCTTCGCTCGATCGTCATGCGCCTGGACGATCTGACGCGCGAGCAGGTGCTCGAGCTCAACCTCGATACCGGCGTTCCGCTTCTCTACGACTTCGACGAGCAGGGACGGATCCGGTCGAAGCGAGTGCTCAGGCCGTGA
- a CDS encoding Flp family type IVb pilin, which yields MQAFTKFIGDEEGGTAIEYAFLAALIAMAAVTSMTSVGNNLSAKLDEIATALT from the coding sequence ATGCAGGCATTCACGAAGTTCATCGGTGACGAAGAGGGCGGGACCGCCATCGAGTACGCATTCCTGGCGGCTCTGATCGCGATGGCCGCGGTTACGAGCATGACGTCGGTGGGGAACAACCTGTCGGCGAAGCTCGACGAGATCGCCACCGCGCTGACCTGA
- a CDS encoding SRPBCC family protein encodes METHSHAEVVRAPMKVCFETLVDFERYPQWFRMIRSARIESADPDAGRWTVAFELDAVLKTIHYTLSYESERPHRLTWKMVAGDLQDIQGNYELIELEPGLTEATCTQGLELGMWVPGPLRRTFEKTALADSVREFKQAAEERAGT; translated from the coding sequence GTGGAGACACACTCTCACGCCGAAGTGGTGCGCGCTCCCATGAAGGTGTGCTTCGAGACGCTCGTGGACTTCGAGCGGTACCCGCAGTGGTTCCGAATGATCCGCTCCGCGCGCATCGAATCGGCCGATCCCGACGCCGGACGCTGGACCGTTGCATTCGAGCTCGACGCAGTCCTGAAGACGATCCACTACACTCTGTCGTACGAGAGCGAGCGGCCGCACCGGCTGACCTGGAAGATGGTGGCCGGCGACCTGCAGGACATCCAGGGCAACTACGAGCTGATCGAACTGGAGCCGGGGCTGACCGAGGCCACGTGCACGCAGGGACTGGAGCTTGGAATGTGGGTGCCCGGGCCGCTGCGCCGCACCTTCGAGAAAACGGCGCTGGCCGACTCGGTGCGGGAGTTCAAGCAGGCGGCCGAGGAGCGGGCCGGAACGTAG
- a CDS encoding NAD-dependent epimerase/dehydratase family protein yields the protein MSHHPHTIVLLGRGALARDVARQLAAQGGDRRVLTISTTADAAPGEPFVDPSDVGSSRALAEHLASGNIQMLVVLALSESPVTPSQPWLHDRAVTDMVVSAIGRCSELGSKPPPLIVLSSTAVYGVAAASPLLFHERSACIAVSERSACERWAQGLRAAEEELRSLQESHRIRVGVLRAAPTLGGPLDSTLEALLRSRFPVRVLGYDPPVQPLAYEDLVQAVVLAIEQGSAEVLNIVGRSVVPLSRLLAMAGVYAPPLPGAVADRIAPAAMDGARLRWRTVADGRRAMQALGYRPERSLEEALRARR from the coding sequence GTGTCGCACCATCCCCACACCATCGTGCTGCTCGGCCGCGGCGCGCTCGCGAGGGACGTTGCGCGACAGCTGGCGGCGCAAGGCGGCGACCGTCGCGTGCTGACCATTTCCACCACGGCCGATGCGGCGCCGGGCGAGCCGTTCGTCGATCCATCCGACGTTGGCAGCTCGCGAGCGCTCGCCGAGCACCTGGCCAGCGGCAACATCCAGATGCTCGTCGTTCTGGCGCTGTCGGAGTCGCCGGTGACGCCATCGCAGCCGTGGCTGCACGATCGAGCCGTCACCGACATGGTCGTCTCGGCGATCGGCCGCTGCAGCGAGCTCGGCAGCAAGCCTCCGCCGCTGATCGTGCTCTCGTCCACTGCAGTCTACGGCGTGGCTGCCGCAAGCCCGCTGCTGTTCCACGAGCGCAGCGCTTGCATCGCGGTTTCCGAGCGATCGGCGTGCGAGCGGTGGGCGCAGGGATTGCGTGCCGCCGAGGAGGAGCTGCGCTCGCTGCAGGAAAGCCATCGCATTCGCGTCGGCGTGCTGCGCGCGGCGCCGACGCTCGGCGGCCCCCTCGACAGCACGCTCGAGGCGCTGCTCCGCTCGCGGTTTCCCGTGCGCGTGCTCGGCTACGATCCGCCGGTGCAGCCGCTCGCGTACGAGGATCTGGTGCAGGCGGTGGTGCTGGCCATCGAGCAGGGTAGTGCCGAAGTGCTCAACATCGTCGGGCGGTCGGTCGTGCCGCTGTCGCGCCTGCTGGCGATGGCCGGCGTGTACGCACCGCCGCTCCCGGGCGCAGTTGCCGATCGCATCGCGCCGGCCGCGATGGATGGTGCGCGCCTGCGATGGCGCACCGTGGCCGACGGCCGTCGTGCGATGCAGGCGCTAGGATACCGGCCCGAGCGAAGCCTGGAGGAAGCACTGCGTGCGCGACGTTGA
- the mtnA gene encoding S-methyl-5-thioribose-1-phosphate isomerase, with amino-acid sequence MRDVEPIVYKAGRLFLLDQRKLPHREELLELHGAADTARAIRDMVVRGAPAIGVTAAFGLALQARKFSARRLREDFEKAAATLLAARPTAVNLKWGIDRLREVFERELERGGKASEPERIARALAREAQALMREDIEANRALGAAGAELLAKGDVLTHCNAGALATAGYGTALGVIRSAWESGRRFGVFATETRPFLQGARLTAWELVKLGIPVTLLTDGMAGSLLASGRVQSIVVGTDRTAANGDVANKIGTYTLAVLARRHGVPFYVAAPTSSIDLACPSGEHIPIEERSEKEVTHLGPRRVATEGVRVFNPAFDVTPAELVTAIITEHGVVKGDYGKGLRKVVRAAEEQRRTRREEQVGRR; translated from the coding sequence GTGCGCGACGTTGAGCCCATCGTCTACAAGGCAGGACGGCTGTTCCTGCTCGATCAGCGCAAGCTGCCGCATCGCGAGGAGCTGCTCGAGCTGCACGGCGCGGCCGACACGGCGCGTGCGATCCGCGACATGGTCGTGCGCGGCGCGCCGGCCATCGGCGTGACGGCGGCGTTCGGGCTGGCGCTGCAGGCCAGAAAGTTTTCCGCGCGGCGCCTGCGCGAGGACTTCGAGAAGGCGGCAGCGACGCTGCTGGCCGCGCGGCCCACGGCCGTCAACCTGAAGTGGGGCATCGACCGGCTGCGCGAGGTGTTCGAGCGAGAGCTCGAGCGCGGCGGCAAGGCGAGCGAGCCCGAGCGCATCGCCCGGGCGCTGGCGCGCGAGGCGCAGGCGTTGATGCGCGAAGACATCGAGGCGAACCGCGCTCTGGGCGCAGCAGGTGCGGAGCTGCTCGCCAAGGGCGACGTGCTCACGCACTGCAACGCCGGCGCGCTGGCAACGGCCGGCTACGGCACCGCGCTGGGCGTCATTCGCAGCGCGTGGGAGAGCGGGCGGCGCTTTGGCGTCTTCGCCACCGAGACGCGGCCGTTCCTGCAGGGTGCGCGCCTGACGGCGTGGGAGCTGGTGAAGCTGGGAATCCCGGTGACGCTGCTGACCGACGGCATGGCCGGCTCGCTTCTGGCCAGCGGGCGCGTGCAATCCATCGTCGTGGGGACCGACCGCACCGCGGCCAACGGAGACGTCGCCAACAAGATCGGCACCTATACGCTGGCCGTGCTGGCGCGCCGGCACGGCGTGCCGTTCTACGTCGCCGCGCCTACGTCCTCGATCGATCTTGCGTGTCCCAGCGGCGAGCACATTCCGATCGAGGAGCGCAGCGAGAAGGAAGTGACGCACCTCGGCCCGCGGCGCGTCGCCACCGAAGGAGTGCGCGTCTTCAACCCGGCGTTCGACGTCACGCCGGCCGAGCTCGTCACCGCCATCATCACCGAGCACGGTGTGGTCAAGGGCGACTACGGCAAAGGTCTTCGCAAGGTCGTGCGCGCCGCCGAGGAGCAGCGACGCACGCGACGCGAGGAGCAGGTAGGAAGACGTTGA
- a CDS encoding SPOR domain-containing protein, producing the protein MHVGARGATVTVTTPAAGLHMLANSLRAAIMIVLVVCAQATPCAAQGASPGADHYEVTIAPPPRPGSAPAAEKEASVPQGAPDAAGPPPAGGEAAQQPLAAETKGPLRTLQVGAYRQRSSADAMSERLGDAFGEVQIVEVDSGGEKLYRVRVGRLPAGPALNELKSRLLAAGYPAFEVELGDAH; encoded by the coding sequence ATGCACGTCGGCGCTCGCGGCGCGACGGTGACGGTGACGACGCCGGCCGCTGGTCTGCACATGCTCGCCAACTCGCTGCGGGCCGCGATCATGATCGTGCTGGTGGTGTGCGCGCAGGCCACGCCATGTGCCGCGCAGGGCGCATCGCCCGGCGCCGATCACTACGAGGTGACGATCGCGCCGCCGCCGCGGCCGGGCAGCGCGCCGGCGGCCGAGAAGGAAGCTTCCGTCCCGCAGGGCGCACCCGACGCTGCGGGACCGCCGCCTGCAGGCGGCGAAGCGGCGCAGCAGCCGCTCGCGGCGGAGACGAAGGGGCCGCTGCGGACGCTGCAGGTGGGAGCGTATCGACAGCGCAGCAGCGCGGATGCGATGAGCGAGAGGCTCGGCGATGCCTTCGGCGAGGTGCAGATCGTCGAAGTCGATTCGGGCGGCGAGAAGCTCTACCGCGTTCGCGTCGGCAGGCTTCCTGCCGGTCCGGCCCTGAACGAGCTCAAGAGCCGACTGCTCGCAGCCGGCTACCCGGCCTTCGAGGTCGAGCTCGGCGACGCGCACTGA
- the nagZ gene encoding beta-N-acetylhexosaminidase: MLCYGPPMHGGEAAAEAGKLLIIGLPGPELDAEARRLLADIDPLGVILFRRNVAGTREVTELNRQIRDGRQGFLLCIDHEGGRVHRMGEAPEFTHFPPALTMARAGDPGLLVEVGRAHAAELRAAGFNLDFAPVLDVHTNSDNPVIGDRAFGTTPEEVIHNALPYLQGMTEGGIMGCGKHFPGHGDTSVDSHLELPVLSKDTHDLARLRSLELRPFARAIAQGVPMLMTAHVVVEALDPSLPATMSSRVIEGVLRGELGYGGYVVSDDLEMKAVADNYSVGHAAVMSLQAGCDGCLVCATPSLIREAHEALTKALRDAEIPEAKHAAVRKRREKMLSKLARLERVPVPQQCIGCDAHAQLASRLGGAVTARA, from the coding sequence ATGCTGTGCTATGGTCCGCCGATGCACGGCGGCGAGGCGGCGGCGGAAGCGGGCAAGCTCCTCATCATCGGCCTTCCGGGCCCCGAGTTGGACGCGGAGGCGCGCCGGCTGCTGGCGGACATCGATCCGCTGGGGGTGATCCTGTTCCGGCGCAATGTCGCGGGAACGCGAGAGGTTACCGAGCTCAACCGGCAGATCCGCGACGGCCGCCAGGGCTTCCTCCTGTGCATCGACCACGAGGGCGGCCGCGTCCACCGGATGGGCGAGGCGCCCGAGTTCACCCACTTCCCGCCCGCCCTGACGATGGCTCGCGCGGGCGATCCCGGCCTGCTGGTCGAGGTCGGTCGCGCGCATGCGGCCGAGCTTCGCGCTGCCGGCTTCAACCTCGATTTCGCGCCGGTCCTCGACGTCCACACCAACTCCGACAACCCCGTCATCGGCGACCGCGCCTTCGGCACCACGCCCGAGGAGGTCATCCACAACGCGCTGCCCTACCTGCAGGGCATGACGGAGGGCGGGATCATGGGCTGCGGCAAGCACTTCCCCGGCCACGGCGACACCAGCGTCGACTCGCACCTGGAGCTGCCGGTGCTGAGCAAGGACACGCACGACCTTGCACGGCTGCGTTCGCTCGAGCTGCGCCCGTTCGCGCGCGCGATCGCGCAGGGCGTGCCGATGCTGATGACGGCGCACGTCGTCGTCGAGGCGCTCGATCCGTCGCTGCCGGCGACGATGAGCAGCCGCGTCATCGAAGGCGTGCTGCGCGGGGAGCTCGGCTACGGCGGCTACGTCGTCTCCGACGACCTGGAGATGAAGGCGGTGGCCGACAACTACAGCGTCGGCCATGCGGCCGTGATGAGCCTGCAGGCCGGATGCGACGGCTGCCTGGTGTGCGCGACGCCATCGCTGATCCGCGAAGCGCACGAGGCGCTGACCAAGGCGCTGCGCGACGCGGAGATCCCGGAGGCCAAGCACGCGGCCGTGCGAAAGCGCCGCGAGAAGATGCTCTCGAAGCTGGCCAGGCTGGAGCGCGTCCCCGTTCCGCAGCAGTGCATCGGGTGCGATGCGCATGCGCAGCTCGCCTCCCGCCTCGGCGGCGCCGTAACCGCTCGTGCCTGA
- a CDS encoding deoxynucleoside kinase has translation MLQEARYIALEGPIGVGKSSLAAALAKEYGARLVKEPVEENPFLPKFYEDPDRYAMTAQLSFLVERYRQQQELVQMDLFQQSVISDYLFAKDRIFAGLTLASDELGLYERIYSLLDARLRKPDLVVFLDAQTEVLLRRLKKRDRSYERRIGRDYIERVAEAYRRYFHGYRDTPLLVVSCSDIDFVENGGHLADLVREIGSMGQGVQYYVPLGS, from the coding sequence GTGCTACAGGAAGCTCGCTACATCGCGCTGGAGGGACCGATCGGGGTGGGGAAGTCCTCTCTGGCGGCGGCGCTGGCCAAGGAGTACGGCGCCCGCCTGGTGAAGGAGCCGGTAGAAGAAAACCCTTTTCTTCCGAAGTTTTATGAGGATCCTGACCGCTACGCGATGACCGCGCAGCTGTCCTTCCTCGTCGAGCGCTATCGCCAGCAGCAGGAGCTGGTCCAGATGGACCTGTTCCAGCAGTCGGTGATCAGCGACTACCTGTTCGCGAAGGATCGCATCTTCGCGGGGCTGACCCTGGCCTCGGACGAGCTGGGCCTCTATGAAAGGATCTACAGCCTGCTCGATGCCAGGCTTCGCAAGCCGGACCTCGTCGTTTTTCTGGATGCCCAGACCGAGGTCCTGCTGAGGCGGCTCAAGAAGCGCGATCGGTCCTATGAAAGAAGGATCGGTCGGGATTATATAGAGCGCGTAGCCGAGGCGTACCGCAGGTACTTCCACGGCTACCGGGACACTCCGCTCCTGGTCGTGAGTTGCTCGGACATCGACTTTGTCGAAAACGGCGGCCATCTGGCCGACCTCGTCCGGGAAATCGGATCGATGGGGCAGGGCGTCCAGTATTACGTACCGCTTGGATCCTGA
- the panB gene encoding 3-methyl-2-oxobutanoate hydroxymethyltransferase: MAACFEEAKVTVPAILAAKGERKLAMVTAYDFTFARLADRAGADLLLVGDSLGMVMQGCENTLSVTMDEMVYHTCMVARGHRRALVVGDMPFLSYQVSVADAVANAGRLIKEGGAEAVKLEGGVHVAETVARIAAMDIPVMGHIGLTPQSVHRMGGHKVQGRKPGREAGGRERLLEDALALEDAGAFAVVIEGVPADLAAEITAELTIPTIGIGAGVHCDGQVLVLHDVLGLEDRLAPKFVKRYAELGSAAVDAMAQYVDEVRAAQFPTPAHSFSSPRAVALAKEA; encoded by the coding sequence ATGGCTGCTTGCTTCGAAGAAGCGAAAGTAACCGTTCCGGCAATCCTGGCTGCCAAAGGCGAGCGCAAGCTCGCGATGGTGACGGCCTACGATTTCACGTTCGCACGCCTGGCCGATCGCGCCGGCGCGGATCTTCTTCTCGTCGGCGACTCGCTCGGCATGGTGATGCAGGGATGTGAGAACACCCTGAGCGTGACCATGGACGAAATGGTCTACCACACGTGCATGGTCGCACGCGGCCACAGGCGCGCGCTGGTGGTCGGCGACATGCCATTCCTCTCCTACCAGGTCAGCGTCGCCGACGCGGTGGCCAATGCCGGGCGTCTCATCAAGGAAGGCGGCGCCGAGGCGGTCAAGCTCGAGGGCGGCGTGCACGTGGCCGAGACGGTCGCTCGCATCGCGGCGATGGACATTCCGGTGATGGGCCACATCGGCCTCACCCCGCAGTCCGTGCATCGCATGGGCGGGCACAAGGTGCAGGGCCGCAAGCCCGGCCGCGAGGCGGGCGGCCGCGAGCGTCTGCTCGAGGATGCGCTGGCGCTCGAAGATGCGGGAGCGTTCGCCGTCGTCATCGAAGGCGTGCCGGCCGATCTTGCCGCCGAGATCACGGCCGAGCTCACCATTCCGACCATCGGCATCGGTGCCGGCGTGCACTGCGACGGTCAGGTGCTGGTGCTGCACGACGTGCTCGGCCTCGAGGACCGTCTGGCGCCCAAGTTCGTCAAACGCTACGCCGAGCTCGGAAGCGCCGCCGTCGATGCGATGGCCCAGTACGTCGACGAGGTGCGCGCCGCGCAGTTCCCGACACCCGCGCATTCCTTCTCCTCCCCGCGAGCCGTGGCGCTGGCGAAAGAGGCGTAG
- the panC gene encoding pantoate--beta-alanine ligase: MKIIRSVAKMQELSRQAKSGGLTVGFVPTMGYLHDGHVSLVRTARENSDLVVVSIFVNPTQFNSAEDFANYPRDEKTDEALLEEEGVDVLFLPSAEEVYPPGASTRVQVSGLTDNLCGAFRPGHFEGVTTVVAALFHMVQPDVAVFGRKDFQQLQVVTRMTRDLHFPIRILAGETLRESDGLAMSSRNARLGAKERAQAPAIYRGLQAAAAAYAAGERTAAVLKDAARAELAAFRVEYLEIVDPDAVSATETADERSVMAVAAWLGPVRLIDNVVLAEEAARLHERTSTASVRRQATN; encoded by the coding sequence ATGAAGATCATCCGGTCAGTGGCGAAGATGCAGGAGCTGTCGCGGCAGGCGAAGAGCGGCGGGCTCACCGTCGGGTTCGTGCCGACGATGGGCTATCTGCACGACGGACACGTCTCGCTGGTGCGCACGGCGCGCGAGAACAGCGACCTGGTCGTCGTGTCGATCTTCGTCAACCCGACGCAGTTCAACAGCGCCGAGGACTTCGCCAACTACCCGCGCGACGAGAAGACCGACGAGGCGCTGCTCGAGGAGGAGGGCGTGGACGTGCTCTTCCTTCCCAGCGCCGAGGAGGTCTATCCGCCCGGCGCCAGCACGCGCGTGCAGGTCTCGGGCCTGACCGACAACCTTTGCGGCGCGTTCCGCCCCGGTCACTTCGAAGGCGTCACCACGGTGGTTGCCGCGCTCTTCCACATGGTGCAGCCGGACGTGGCGGTCTTCGGGCGCAAGGACTTCCAGCAGCTCCAGGTCGTCACGCGCATGACGCGCGACCTTCACTTCCCGATCCGCATCCTTGCCGGCGAGACCCTGCGCGAGAGCGACGGGCTGGCAATGAGCTCGCGCAACGCGCGGCTCGGCGCCAAGGAGCGAGCGCAGGCGCCCGCGATCTACCGCGGCCTGCAGGCCGCGGCCGCCGCCTACGCCGCCGGCGAGCGCACCGCCGCTGTACTCAAGGACGCCGCGCGAGCCGAGCTTGCCGCGTTCCGCGTCGAATATCTGGAGATCGTCGATCCCGACGCCGTCTCGGCCACCGAAACGGCCGACGAGCGTTCGGTGATGGCGGTTGCCGCATGGCTCGGCCCCGTGCGGCTCATCGACAACGTGGTCCTGGCCGAGGAAGCCGCAAGGCTGCACGAGCGCACGTCGACCGCATCGGTGCGGCGGCAAGCGACAAACTGA